One Capra hircus breed San Clemente chromosome 3, ASM170441v1, whole genome shotgun sequence genomic window, cagggcagggactgcCCTCACCTTTTGCTGACTGTCACCACATGCTCCCTCCGGGGCCACCTCTCAGGGCCACTGGCCCAGCTGCTGGTGTCTCCTGGAGCGGGGCTGAGGTAGCTGCCTCCTGCAGAGGGGGCTGTGGAGGGGGGCCGGAGGAAGGAGGCGCTGCCCCGCCCACTGCTCTGGCTTGTGAGGCTGCCTCGGGGGGCAGCAGGGAGAAGGCTTGGCAGCAGCCGCTCCCTCAGTGTCCAGTCAACCAGTGCTGTGTACGGGGGCTCCGGGGCGGCCCCAACCCCAACCATGGCCCCGGGAAGTGCTGCCCTGGGGGACTCAGAGTGGCAGTCCAGGGGCTGGAGGTTACATGAGGTGGGGCAGGGCCGGGTATCCATGTAATCTGGGGGTGGAGCAGGGCCGGGTTCCTCCACGGGGAGCCAGTCCCCATCTACATTCATCTCCCTGAAGAAGGGCAGGCTCAGGTACTGGAGCAGGGGTCCTGCACCTGGCAGAGGACTGGGTGGGGCCGGTCGAGGGGGCCCCACAGGGCTGATGTCTGCAATGCAGAGGGGTTGGGGCATCccactggggctgctgctgctgcaatcATAGGACCTGGCCTGACGCCGAGCTGGGGTCCGAGGCTCGGACTGCTCAGGGCCTGACTTGTCTCGGGAGGTCCCCACCTGGGGTCCCATCACAAAACGCCCATCTGGTCCCCGGCAAATGGGCTCCAGGGGTAAGGGCCCCCGGCTAGGTGGAGGATCCGGAGGGGGGCTGGGGGGTCCAGCGGGTTCCCCCCAGAGCAGACTCTGGCGCAGGCTGGGGACTGGGGAaccctggagcttcagcttcgccACGCTGTCAGGACTGCCCGAGCCCGGAGCAGAGCTGGGGAAGGACAGGAGATCAGGGTCTGTGGTAGGGGGCCAGTCCCCCTCCCAGGAGCCAGCGTCAGGCCTTGAGAGGTTTGATGCAGAACAGAGCAGAGCTAGGGAGAGCAAGGGAGAGAAGGACCCACAtggtggaggggtggagggaaggCACGGGCGACACGGAGCCGGCCCCCAGGCTGGGGCCTCTGCACTTCCATCCTCACCTCCCTCTCACTTCTGTTCCACCCCTTCTACCCCTCCCCAAGGTGCAGAAAAGGAAGGTGCTCACAGAAGGCAGAAGGAAGCCAAGGAAGCGGAGGCACTTACTGGAGAGCTGACTTTCCAGCGGGAGAGAAGATAAGAGGTGGATCTGCAAGAATAAGAGGACAAGAGGTGACATGGGAGAAACCGAGCCCCACCAGGGCCCAGGGCGCAAGCCTCACTCCACACCAGACGCCACCCCATCTGCCTGGGGAAAGTGGAAAAAGTGGGAAGCAGGGGGAACACACCTGGCCCTGCCAGGGGGTTGGAGCTTCTCCAAGTAGGAGGTGCTTATAGAGGGCGGGACCCCAAGTGACCTACCTTGGCGGAGGCGTTTGCGGCGGCGACGGGCAGCTCGGCGCCGGTTCATGAGGCAGGCGGCCAGGATGCTCACGAGCACAGCCACGCCCAGAAAGCAAACCCCGCCCACCACGCCGGCCAGCACTGGCTGGGGCAGGAGGCCTGGCAGCTGTGTGCGCGAGGGGTAAACCTCCAGGCCTGGGCAAGGGGACACGAGGGAGGGTCGGTGTCTATGACACAGGGGGCTCCGAGCCCCCCCAATCCCCAGGGTTCTGCCCTCCTGCCGGGTTCTCACCAGAAGTGGAGACGTTGGCTGTGTTGCTGGGATCACTGACATAGCTACCAGAGAAGGCCACGAGGCGGAATTCGTAGAGAACGTCCTGGGGATGGGGGTCCAAGAAGGGGGTCAAAGCTCAGCACTGCTCACCCCAAGCCCATTTGGAAAGACTTTGCAGTTGGAAGGTACGGGTGAAGTAGAAAGCCAAGCGGAGGTGAGGATGGTCAAATCAGGGTGAGCCCAGGTTTGGGGAGTGCAGCAGGGGGCTGGAGGGCCACTGGCAGGACCCACACCCCTGCCTGCCCGCCACACCTACCTTGATAAGTCCTGGCACCAACAGCTGCATTTCAGTGCCTGCCACGGCCCGATCCAACACCTCCCAGCCCTGGGAGCCCTGCCGGCCCTCCAGGATGTAGCCATCCAGCCTCTTAGGGACCAGTTCCGGGGGATCCCAGTGCAGGAGTACCCCCCGGGGCGTCCTCACCGCCACCAGACCTCGTGGAGGGGACAGGGGAGGCGACATCTCTGTCGGGGGAGGACTGGGGGCAGCTGGTGTGGTAGGAAGCcctgaaggggacacagaggcatGTAAAGATTGCATTCCCAGTGCCCCTCCCCTGCTCCTCCACATCCCCTGGAAATGGAAGTGttccccacggactgcagctcaccaggctcctctgtccctggaattctctaggcaagaatactggagcgggttgccattgccttctccagggtatcctcccaacccagggatcgaaccccagtcttcCACAccgtaggtggattctttaccatctgagttaccagggaagtccttccacaACCCCTGGTGCCCAACTATTCTCCCAGAACCCCTAAAGTCAGGCCTCGATCATCTTCCACAAACCCTTCTGGCCACTCCCACCCAGACTGCCCCCGTCTGGACTTttccctgcagcccctccccaTCCTTGTCTGCTGCTCTGATCGCTCACCTTCAGGGGCAGACAGGACAATCTCGCTGAAGGGCCCGCTCCCCAGCTTGTTCTGAGCGAGGACACTGAACTGGTACTGGGTGTGGGGCTGCAGGCCTGGCACTAGGAGGAAAGCAGCACCCACGGGCACTGCCAGGGACACCCAGTCATGGTGGGCTCGGTCAGGACGCTTTGCCCTGGAGGACAGGaggaaatgggggggggggaagcatTTCATGAactaggaagaggaggaaggttgGAGTCCAGAGAGCTGACCTCCCCTGTCCCCTCAACCACCCCAGCTCTCAGGACCTGGGCTTTGAACCCCTGAGAGTCTCTGAAAATTGGACAGCAGAGTCAGGGAATGGGCTGGCACAGAGAGGTAGGAGAGAGGGCAGAGAGCCAGAGGGACTCAGGTTGAGGGGTAAGAGGGATGGCAGGGGCAGGTCACTCACAAGGGGGtgtaccagacactgaatctctGCAGATAGCCACCATCAAAGCCAGGCTCCCAGGAGACATTGGCACCCTTGGGCAAAGGTACCACAGACACATTGGTGACAACGTGGGGGCTGGTGCCTGGGTGGGGGCAATGGAGGGATAATGTTCAGGATCCTGAGGGAGGGCGAAGAGTTCAGGGGATCCAAGCCTTCCACTCACCACCCATCATCCCAGGGGCTCCCCACCTAAGATCCCCATCTGGGGCCCCCCAAACGATTCTTTTCCCTGGGTCTTCCCCACACGGCTGCTTCCAGCCTGCTCTGCAGCCACTAACCCAGCACGTAGACATTGTGGAGGCGGCCACTCGGGCCACAGCATTGCTGGCCGTGCACTCCCAGCGTCCGTGGGCCTCCTTGGTCAGTGGTCGCAGGATGAGGCTACTGTTGCTGTCCAcctgggcctggccctgcagCCCCCGGCCCACCTACAGAACCACTGGTCAGCCCTGAGGACACACGCAGCCACCCCTCACCAAGGGCGCCACTCAGCTCTCGGGGCAGCTCCAGTTTCCTCCCCagccagccatctcttcctcacctcctccccacctcccctctccccacaaaCATCCAGGGGCACAGAGAGGCAGGGGTGCGGCGAGTGTGAAAACAGGTGTGAATACAGGTGGAGTGGGGTCAGGAGCCTTACCTTGGCCCAAGAGATAGTAGGTGAAGGGTCTCCCCGGGCAGAGCAGGGGATAAGGAGTTCTCGCCCTACTTCTTGGAAGTATTCTTCTTTGGGACGTTCCAGAAAAGCTGGGGGAGCCTGCAACCCAGATCTGGCATTGGGTGGGGGCTCTCTCACACTGCCACCTGAGGGCCATTCCCCCCCTTCTCTGGGGCCACCATCTGTCTGCATCTCTCAGTGTCTCTCTAGCTCGCCTGTCCCCAGCAAGGGGGCTGGAGGGACATTATTGGAGAGACCAGGGCTGATGGGCAGAGGCCTCTCTGAAGATGTACAAAGCTCTAGAGAATACCCTTCACCCTCCCCTTTGCTTCCTACTCCCTTCACTCCAGAGAGGGAGGCAGCCTGTTAAAGGGTTGAGGCGGGCAGGGGACCTTCCTCCGCTGTGGCATCTGATGGCTGCCGCTACCATGGCAAACAGACGTGGAAGCCCCGCTCCCCACGCGTCTGTCCCACCCACCTCGGCCTGGTGTCAGTACCAGCCTTTCATCTTCAGCGGCCTGACCTGCTgccactccccccgcccccaacccccaccccaagccGCACCTTGAGCAGAACACGGGTGACCGGGGAGGGCCCTGCAGTGCCAAGGCTGTTGTAGGGGGTGCAGGAGTATTCTCCCAGTGCATCCTCGTTCCCCAGGGCAATGATCAGGGAGCCTTCTGGGCCCTGGGACCAGCCGGGGAACTGGAAGCAAGAGGAGATGACAGCCAGACAGAGACGCTCAGCAGAGGCCAGACCAGAGATGGAGACGGGAGAGACCCGCATCTACACGGAGGCGGCCGCAACCACCCTTAGGCTGGCCCCTCTCTGAATTCCACCCTTCCACTCTCTTTCCTACAGGGGGCCGCTACCAGGGGTGTGAAGGCAGCCTATTGATAGCTCTGGGGCTGTGAGCAATGGAGTTTGTCAGAGGAATGGAGGCTGACAAACTCCAGGGGAGCCACTCAGAGGGAATCTGGTGTGAATGGCACCCCGTGGGGTTGAGCCGTGTGAGGTTCTCTGCCTGCTGCCTTCCTAGCCCTCCACAATTACATTCGCTATCTTACACCCCACATCAGCTCTTCTTCCTGGCTTCCCTAGTTCTGTACAGTCAAAGGCTAACATCTGACTCCTTACTCTGTCTCACGCCCCACATCTGTCCTCCTGGGAAGGCCTTTTGTTCCATCCATCTTCACGTCTATCCCTCTAACTCAGGCCTCGTAACCTCTCACCCACAATCTCATTTCagcagcccctgcaccacaaATGTCCACTCTCTTCCCCTTCATTTCTCTGACAAACTCAACTACTCACAGCCCTGACGCTACCatataagcttccctggtggctcaacggtaaaaaatctgcctcagtgcaagagatgcgggtttgatccctggctggggaagatcccctggaggagggcatagcaacccactccagaattcttgcctggagaattccatggacaaaggagcctggcgggctacagtccatagagttggacatgattgatgCAAGTGAGCACACTGGTGTGGACACACTGATGCTATCACACCATTGCTCAAGCAATTTCACTGGTTCCAAATgccttttgacttttttttttaacctttgaaaAAATTTATTGAGTACTACTATGGTTGCAGAAGCCCTGGGGTGACTAGGATTAAGAGATGCAATACTAACCCACAAGGAATTTATTGTCTTTgcagacaaacaaaaaatctcAATCACCTTGGAATGAGGTAATATTAACTTGGCATCCATATTCTTCCCTTTGGTCCCAACCTGTCTTTCCAGATTCTCtgcatcagtcatgtccccaCAGGAATCGTAGCTCCCACCCAGCTGGATGACTCATTATGCCATAAACGCACTATCCTGCTTCCTGCCTCTGGGCCCTGGTTTCTGCATGGAATGTCTCTCTGCCCTCCAAGGCCGTCATTCGCATCCCAGAAGCCGTTGCTGATCTGTCCTCAACCAGCCCTAAGAGGAAGGTGCTCGCCGCCTCCTGCCCCTCTAGCCTTCCAGCAGAGCGTCTGTGGCTGTGCTACCCCCTCGAGGCAC contains:
- the IGSF9 gene encoding LOW QUALITY PROTEIN: protein turtle homolog A (The sequence of the model RefSeq protein was modified relative to this genomic sequence to represent the inferred CDS: inserted 1 base in 1 codon); its protein translation is MVWCLSLAILSLIISQGADGRGKPEVVSVVGRAGESAVLGCDLLPPAGRPPLHVIEWLRFGFLLPIFIQFGLYSPRIDPDYVGRVRLQKGASLQIEGLRAEDQGWYECRVLFLDQHSPEEDSANGSWVHLTVNSPPQFLETPPQVLEVWELEPVTLRCVAQGNPQPRVTWKLRGQDLGQGQSQVQVLNGTLRIRRVERSSAGVYTCQASSTEGSATHATQLLVLGPPVIVVPPKNSTVNASQDVSLACRAEAYPANLTYSWFQDSTNVFHISRLQPRVRILVDGSLRLQAAQPDDAGRYTCVPSNGLLRPPSASAYLTVLYPAQVTAMPPETPLPVGMRGVIRCPVRANPPLLFVSWTKDGQALQLDKFPGWSQGPEGSLIIALGNEDALGEYSCTPYNSLGTAGPSPVTRVLLKAPPAFLERPKEEYFQEVGRELLIPCSARGDPSPTISWAKVGRGLQGQAQVDSNSSLILRPLTKEAHGRWECTASNAVARVAASXNVYVLGTSPHVVTNVSVVPLPKGANVSWEPGFDGGYLQRFSVWYTPLAKRPDRAHHDWVSLAVPVGAAFLLVPGLQPHTQYQFSVLAQNKLGSGPFSEIVLSAPEGLPTTPAAPSPPPTEMSPPLSPPRGLVAVRTPRGVLLHWDPPELVPKRLDGYILEGRQGSQGWEVLDRAVAGTEMQLLVPGLIKDVLYEFRLVAFSGSYVSDPSNTANVSTSGLEVYPSRTQLPGLLPQPVLAGVVGGVCFLGVAVLVSILAACLMNRRRAARRRRKRLRQDPPLIFSPAGKSALHSAPGSGSPDSVAKLKLQGSPVPSLRQSLLWGEPAGPPSPPPDPPPSRGPLPLEPICRGPDGRFVMGPQVGTSRDKSGPEQSEPRTPARRQARSYDCSSSSPSGMPQPLCIADISPVGPPRPAPPSPLPGAGPLLQYLSLPFFREMNVDGDWLPVEEPGPAPPPDYMDTRPCPTSCNLQPLDCHSESPRAALPGAMVGVGAAPEPPYTALVDWTLRERLLPSLLPAAPRGSLTSQSSGRGSASFLRPPSTAPSAGGSYLSPAPGDTSSWASGPERWPRREHVVTVSKRRNTSVDENYEWDSEFPGDMELLETLHVGLAGPRSRLEAEPELGVKTPEESCLLSAAHAPGPEARCAALREEFLAFRRRRDAARSRPPAYRQSVFHPEQATLL